Within Topomyia yanbarensis strain Yona2022 chromosome 2, ASM3024719v1, whole genome shotgun sequence, the genomic segment AAAAAGATAACCTTCGCATACTTGACAATTTCCTGGAAAATGCATGAAGCCTCCTCGTTACCTACAAAATCGAACCCAGTAGGATTAAAAGTTCCACTATCGGATTCTAAGAATAAGTTAAACTCCTCCGCTCCCTGCACTTTGTGATCCTCATAGTACTGTTTGCCACCCTACAGTCCTTGCTCTTCCCCGGTCCATAAGATGGACCGAATCGTTCGTCTCGGTCTCAAACCCATAGCTTTTAAAAACGCCAATGCCTTCCAAGAAATCAGAACCCCTCCACCGTCGTCCATTGCACCTACGCCAACATCCCAACTATCCAAATGCCCCGAAACAACCACAACCGACGTATTCCTATAAACAGTTCCTGTAAGCTCTCCAATAACATTTCGGGATATGAAAGGATCGAAGTTATAATCCTCCAGCACCAAGTGAATTTTGAGCAGCTCTCCTCGACGGTATTTTCGTAATAGCAtatctgcatcttccgcggtTATACAAGCCGTTGGGATTTTTATCACACCCTCCTCATAGTATTGCCAGCCAGTATGTGGAGAACCGATTGAAAACGGTGTGATCGATCTGATTAAACTTGCTACAGCACCTTTCTTAGCAGCTGCTGAGGCGCCATCACCACGATACTTACCTGTCACCCCGTAGCTAACCCACTCTGGAACAAATACCACTATTTTCCCCTCTACCACTGCATTAGGCAACGCAGCCAACTCTTCGAAGGATTCTACAACGACCACCTCTGCAGTTATCCCACCCTCAGGTGTACCAACTGTTGATCCCAATCCGAGAATAGGTAGTCGTTTCTTGAATGGTTCAATCATTTCAGCGTGCTCAAAACCACGAATCCAGTGCGGCACGGGAGCGTCCTCTGTGTGAACATTTTCAAGCCCGTCATAATTCATCCGATCAACTGTATAATCAATTGCATTCTCCAGCTGCTCAGTTCCGGACATACGAGGTCCAAACTGGTCAGTTAACTCCGCCAGACTCTCCCATGTTTTGCCAACAAATCGACCACTCACGATTTCATGAATAATCATATCCACGACCGGTTGGTAACCGCGAATTTCCCGAATCAATTCATCGTCCAATCGACACGAACCTGTGTCAGAAATGAAGTTATCTAGCACAGCGGCCGATGTTGAAATGGCCACAAATAGCGTCCAGAGGAGCACGTTTCGCATCATAGCTGCTGGGTTACTGATTTTGGAATAGCATGGTCATACTCATCTGCACGCTCGTTTGTTCTTATCATTTGCGAGTAGATGAAGATGTCTAATCAATCAAAAAGTGCTCTATTCAGAGAGCTTGCGCTTTGATTAGGTGAATACTGCAATTATCGGAAGATAAAAGAACTGCTTTTAAGCGACCCTAACAGGTACCCCCTCACTCGTTTCTGAGACGTGCCCAAACTTTGCAGAATAtacaaatttattaaaaaaaaatatgagtgAGTTATGTCAGGGCCATAACTGAAGGTCGGGGCTGTTGAATCCATTATTTGTTGATTTCATTCATATACAAAAAATACTTATTCCATGTAAATATGAACAATATCCATAAACATCTGTCATCACTTTGGCAAAATCACATTAGGGGCGCTCGATTCAGGTTAAGGAATTTGTCGAGGTTGTAGGGCGAAGGAAAAAGGCCGTTTTGACAGCGTAATGATTTTAATTAGCTTCAACTGTAATTATAATTCGGAATTAGTGAGCGTATTTATATTGTAAATGTACCTTACAATTTGGTGGGCTATTCCTTTTCTCCGCCCTAGATAGCGGTTAGCTTCGTCCGCGAGCTAAAGGGGTTAAATTAGAtttcaataattaaaaatatttcttctttCTTAGCTGCTAACTTACTTTCCTTCTAGCACAGTTAACTCACTTCTATCTAATTCTATACTTTACTCCTAACCTCGCTTTCACTCTTTACTATCTTTACTTTTCTTCACTTTAAtacttaaattttcaatttgtttaattttcagcaCTTTGCCAGTTCAGTCCTGTTCTCGTTCACGGCTAATGTGGAATAGACCGATTACGAGAACACGCGGTCTTGCCGTTGACAGTTCGGTGACGTATCTCCACTGTCATCAAATGACGTCTGTCACCCACTGACGCGGCGCTTTACTGTTGTGTTGCTTTTGAAGCGGACGCGTTGCATTTGC encodes:
- the LOC131685717 gene encoding LOW QUALITY PROTEIN: carboxypeptidase Q-like (The sequence of the model RefSeq protein was modified relative to this genomic sequence to represent the inferred CDS: substituted 1 base at 1 genomic stop codon) → MRNVLLWTLFVAISTSAAVLDNFISDTGSCRLDDELIREIRGYQPVVDMIIHEIVSGRFVGKTWESLAELTDQFGPRMSGTEQLENAIDYTVDRMNYDGLENVHTEDAPVPHWIRGFEHAEMIEPFKKRLPILGLGSTVGTPEGGITAEVVVVESFEELAALPNAVVEGKIVVFVPEWVSYGVTGKYRGDGASAAAKKGAVASLIRSITPFSIGSPHTGWQYYEEGVIKIPTACITAEDADMLLRKYRRGELLKIHLVLEDYNFDPFISRNVIGELTGTVYRNTSVVVVSGHLDSWDVGVGAMDDGGGVLISWKALAFLKAMGLRPRRTIRSILWTGEEQGLXGGKQYYEDHKVQGAEEFNLFLESDSGTFNPTGFDFVGNEEASCIFQEIVKLMAPLNSTEFRATTNAGPDISYWIGDGFPAAALINDNERYFWFHHSEGDSMRVESSENLDKCAALWAAAAYVVADLSISIPRTTGRNPRT